A portion of the Enterobacter sp. SA187 genome contains these proteins:
- the iscS gene encoding cysteine desulfurase — protein sequence MKLPIYLDYSATTPVDPRVAEKMMQFLTMDGTFGNPASRSHRFGWQAEEAVDIARNQIAELVGADPREIVFTSGATESDNLAIKGAANFYQKKGKHIITSKTEHKAVLDTCRQLEREGFEVTYLAPQRNGIIDLKELEAAMRPDTILVSIMHVNNEIGVVQDIATIGELCRSRGIIFHVDATQSVGKIPVDLTQLKVDLMSFSGHKIYGPKGIGALYVRRKPRIRIESQIHGGGHERGMRSGTLPVHQIVGMGEAYRIAKEEMETEMARLRVLRNRLWDGVKDMEEVYLNGDLEQGAPNILNVSFNYVEGESLIMALKDLAVSSGSACTSASLEPSYVLRALGMTDELAHSSIRFSLGRFTTEEEIDYTIELVRKSIGRLRDLSPLWEMFKQGVDLNSIEWSHH from the coding sequence ATGAAATTACCAATTTATCTCGACTACTCCGCAACCACGCCGGTGGACCCGCGTGTTGCCGAGAAGATGATGCAGTTTCTGACCATGGACGGGACCTTTGGTAACCCGGCCTCCCGTTCCCACCGTTTCGGCTGGCAGGCGGAAGAAGCTGTTGATATCGCCCGTAACCAGATCGCTGAACTGGTTGGCGCAGACCCGCGTGAGATCGTTTTCACCTCGGGCGCGACAGAATCCGATAACCTGGCGATCAAAGGCGCTGCCAACTTCTATCAGAAAAAAGGCAAGCACATCATCACCAGCAAAACCGAACACAAAGCGGTTCTCGACACCTGTCGTCAGCTGGAGCGTGAAGGCTTTGAAGTGACCTATCTCGCCCCGCAGCGTAACGGCATCATCGACCTGAAAGAACTCGAAGCGGCGATGCGTCCGGACACTATCCTCGTGTCCATCATGCACGTGAACAACGAAATCGGCGTGGTGCAGGATATTGCGACCATCGGCGAACTGTGCCGCTCGCGTGGCATCATCTTCCACGTGGATGCCACCCAGAGCGTGGGTAAAATCCCGGTCGATCTGACGCAGCTGAAAGTTGACCTGATGTCCTTCTCCGGTCACAAAATCTACGGTCCGAAAGGCATTGGCGCGCTGTACGTGCGTCGTAAGCCGCGTATCCGTATCGAATCCCAGATCCACGGCGGCGGTCACGAGCGCGGTATGCGTTCCGGTACGCTGCCGGTGCATCAGATTGTCGGCATGGGTGAAGCCTATCGTATCGCCAAAGAAGAGATGGAAACCGAGATGGCGCGCCTGCGCGTCCTGCGTAACCGTCTGTGGGATGGCGTGAAGGATATGGAAGAAGTCTATCTGAACGGCGATCTGGAGCAGGGCGCGCCGAACATCCTCAACGTCAGCTTTAACTACGTTGAAGGCGAGTCGCTGATCATGGCGCTGAAAGACCTGGCTGTCTCCTCGGGCTCCGCCTGTACCTCTGCAAGCCTTGAGCCATCCTACGTGCTGCGCGCGCTGGGCATGACTGACGAGCTGGCGCACAGCTCTATCCGTTTCTCGCTGGGTCGTTTTACGACTGAAGAAGAGATCGACTACACCATCGAGCTGGTACGCAAATCCATTGGCCGTCTGCGCGACCTTTCTCCACTGTGGGAAATGTTCAAACAGGGCGTGGATCTCAACAGCATCGAATGGTCACATCATTAA
- the iscR gene encoding Fe-S cluster assembly transcriptional regulator IscR: protein MRLTSKGRYAVTAMLDVALNSEAGPVPLADISERQGISLSYLEQLFSRLRKNGLVASVRGPGGGYLLGKDANSIAVGEVISAVDESVDATRCQGKGGCQGGDKCLTHALWRDLSDRLTGFLNNITLGELVNNQEVMDVSDRQHSQESQRNTRAQDAIDVKLRA, encoded by the coding sequence ATGAGACTAACATCTAAAGGCCGTTATGCCGTTACCGCAATGCTGGACGTTGCACTCAACTCCGAAGCTGGCCCGGTTCCGTTGGCAGATATTTCTGAACGTCAGGGTATTTCCCTTTCTTACCTGGAACAACTGTTCTCCCGCCTGCGCAAAAATGGCCTTGTTGCCAGCGTTCGCGGTCCAGGTGGCGGCTACCTGTTAGGCAAAGACGCCAACAGCATTGCCGTAGGCGAAGTGATCAGCGCCGTTGACGAATCCGTAGACGCTACCCGTTGCCAGGGTAAAGGCGGCTGCCAGGGCGGCGATAAATGCCTGACCCACGCGCTGTGGCGCGATCTGAGCGACCGTCTGACCGGCTTCTTAAACAATATTACGCTGGGCGAACTGGTGAATAACCAGGAAGTCATGGACGTGTCCGATCGTCAGCACAGCCAGGAATCACAACGTAATACCCGCGCGCAGGACGCTATCGACGTTAAGCTGCGCGCCTAG
- the trmJ gene encoding tRNA (cytosine(32)/uridine(32)-2'-O)-methyltransferase TrmJ — protein MLQNIRIVLVETSHTGNMGSVARAMKTMGLTNLWLVNPLVKPDSQAIALAAGASDVIGNANIVDTLDEALAGCSLVVGTSARSRTLPWPMLDPRECGLKSVSEGQHAPVALVFGRERVGLTNEELQKCHYHVAIAANPEYSSLNLAMAVQVIAYEVRMAWLATQESSDVQPEEIPYPLVDDLERFYGHLEQTLLTTGFIRENHPGQVMNKLRRLFTRARPEAQELNILRGMLASIIELKNKEK, from the coding sequence ATGCTGCAAAATATCCGTATCGTACTGGTTGAAACTTCTCATACCGGCAACATGGGCTCGGTCGCCCGCGCCATGAAAACCATGGGCCTGACCAATCTCTGGCTGGTGAATCCGCTGGTTAAACCTGACTCGCAGGCCATCGCGCTGGCGGCAGGCGCCAGCGACGTGATCGGCAACGCCAATATTGTGGATACGCTGGATGAAGCGCTGGCGGGCTGTAGCCTGGTAGTCGGGACCAGCGCCCGTTCGCGTACCCTGCCGTGGCCGATGCTGGATCCGCGCGAGTGCGGCCTGAAAAGCGTCAGCGAAGGGCAACATGCGCCGGTGGCGCTGGTGTTTGGCCGTGAACGCGTCGGTCTGACCAACGAAGAATTACAGAAGTGCCACTATCATGTGGCCATTGCCGCCAACCCGGAATACAGCTCGCTGAACCTGGCGATGGCGGTACAGGTGATCGCCTATGAAGTGCGCATGGCGTGGCTTGCCACCCAGGAAAGCAGTGACGTGCAGCCAGAGGAAATCCCCTATCCGCTGGTGGACGATCTGGAGCGCTTTTACGGTCATCTGGAACAGACGCTGCTGACCACCGGTTTTATCCGCGAGAACCATCCGGGGCAGGTGATGAATAAACTGCGCCGCCTGTTTACCCGCGCGCGCCCTGAAGCGCAGGAACTCAATATCCTGCGCGGCATGCTGGCGTCGATTATTGAGCTGAAGAATAAAGAGAAGTAA
- the suhB gene encoding inositol-1-monophosphatase — protein sequence MHPMLNIAVRAARKAGNLIAKNYETPDAVEASQKGSNDFVTNVDKAAEAVIIETIRKSYPQHTIITEESGELEGEDQDVQWVIDPLDGTTNFIKRLPHFAVSIAVRIKGRTEVAVVYDPMRNELFTSTRGQGAQLNGYRLRGSTARDLDGTILATGFPFKAKQHSKSYINVIGKLFTECADFRRTGSAALDLAYVAAGRVDGFFEIGLKPWDFAAGELLVREAGGLVCDFTGNHNYMHTGNIVAGNPRVVKAMLANMRDELSDALKR from the coding sequence ATGCATCCGATGCTGAACATCGCCGTGCGCGCAGCGCGCAAGGCGGGTAATTTAATTGCCAAAAACTATGAAACCCCGGACGCTGTTGAAGCGAGCCAGAAAGGCAGCAATGATTTTGTGACTAACGTTGATAAAGCTGCTGAAGCAGTGATTATCGAAACCATTCGCAAATCTTACCCGCAGCACACCATCATCACCGAAGAAAGCGGTGAGCTTGAAGGCGAAGATCAGGATGTACAATGGGTTATCGATCCACTGGATGGCACTACCAACTTTATCAAACGTCTGCCGCACTTCGCGGTATCCATCGCTGTTCGTATTAAAGGCCGCACTGAAGTCGCTGTGGTTTACGATCCGATGCGTAACGAACTCTTCACCTCTACCCGTGGTCAGGGCGCACAGCTGAACGGCTACCGTCTGCGCGGCAGCACCGCCCGCGATCTGGACGGCACTATTCTGGCGACCGGTTTCCCGTTCAAAGCCAAACAGCATTCCAAATCCTATATCAACGTGATCGGCAAACTGTTTACCGAGTGCGCTGACTTCCGTCGCACCGGTTCTGCCGCGCTGGATCTGGCCTATGTTGCCGCCGGTCGCGTGGATGGTTTCTTTGAGATTGGCCTGAAGCCGTGGGATTTCGCCGCGGGCGAACTGCTGGTGCGTGAAGCAGGCGGCCTGGTGTGTGATTTCACCGGCAACCATAACTACATGCATACCGGCAACATCGTGGCAGGTAACCCGCGCGTGGTGAAAGCCATGCTGGCGAACATGCGTGATGAACTGAGCGATGCGCTGAAGCGTTAA
- a CDS encoding nickel/cobalt transporter, with translation MSVIGQTMKRPRRWTALWPLALFIIVAAVCGILLWQHWSWILYESVGWQRDVNRRMSGLLQAVADNPARAGGSLLAFSFLYGVLHALGPGHGKVVIATWLATHPSKLRSSIGLTLAASLLQGLVAIALVVVVLTLLELPARQLHISGAWLEKASYALVGVLGVLLCVRALKKLRRLLRRPTFKSFTPHHVHDEHCGCGHQHLPTADQLQSGDDWRARLMIVLSMGMRPCSGALMVLLFSKVIGVFGWGMASAMAMAAGTSLTISSLALLVHSFRQLAVKLGGNKAPVLWRQIGWTTLALAGGAVLVVAAVVMWMSAVTPVRGLRPF, from the coding sequence ATGTCAGTGATAGGCCAGACGATGAAACGCCCGCGACGCTGGACGGCGCTCTGGCCGCTGGCGCTGTTTATTATTGTGGCCGCCGTGTGCGGCATTTTGCTGTGGCAGCACTGGTCATGGATCCTGTATGAAAGCGTTGGCTGGCAGCGGGATGTCAACAGACGCATGAGCGGGCTGTTACAGGCCGTGGCGGATAATCCGGCAAGGGCAGGCGGCTCGCTGCTGGCCTTCAGTTTTCTTTACGGCGTGCTGCATGCGCTGGGGCCGGGGCACGGCAAAGTGGTGATCGCCACCTGGCTTGCCACCCATCCGTCAAAACTGCGATCCAGTATTGGCCTGACGCTGGCCGCTTCCTTATTACAGGGGCTGGTGGCGATTGCGCTGGTGGTGGTGGTGCTGACGCTGCTTGAGCTTCCCGCCCGGCAACTGCATATCAGCGGAGCCTGGCTTGAGAAAGCCAGCTATGCGCTGGTGGGTGTGCTGGGCGTACTGTTATGTGTTCGCGCGCTGAAAAAATTACGCCGCTTACTCCGGCGACCGACCTTTAAGTCCTTCACGCCGCATCATGTCCATGACGAGCACTGCGGCTGCGGGCATCAGCATCTGCCCACGGCGGATCAATTACAGAGCGGCGATGACTGGCGGGCGCGGCTGATGATCGTGCTGTCGATGGGGATGCGTCCCTGTTCCGGCGCGCTGATGGTGCTGCTATTCAGTAAGGTGATCGGGGTGTTTGGCTGGGGTATGGCGTCCGCAATGGCGATGGCGGCAGGCACCTCGCTGACCATTTCGTCGCTGGCGTTGCTGGTGCACAGTTTCCGCCAGTTAGCGGTGAAGCTTGGCGGCAATAAAGCGCCGGTATTGTGGCGGCAGATTGGCTGGACCACGCTGGCGCTGGCCGGAGGGGCAGTACTGGTGGTGGCGGCAGTGGTGATGTGGATGAGCGCGGTAACGCCGGTGCGGGGGTTAAGGCCGTTTTGA
- a CDS encoding DUF1007 family protein, with protein MQTVKQCAGALFLALLSLPAQAHPHSFIGLQTALVADNGQLTGLQMRWTMDEITSADLLYDAKDAKPGDEIWKKLAAEVMANVLGQHYFTEFWHNGQKVKFLNRPSQYGMAREGHQAVLTFVLPLAEPQPLAGQTYTFSTFDPTYYVDMSYARDQDVTLPAALQKSCQLKVDTPTPGEETLKFAQSLDKEDAPPEDMALGQQFAQKVTVTCQ; from the coding sequence ATGCAAACAGTTAAACAATGCGCCGGTGCGCTCTTTCTCGCGCTTTTATCGCTGCCCGCGCAGGCGCATCCGCACAGCTTTATCGGCCTGCAGACGGCGCTGGTGGCGGACAACGGCCAGCTTACCGGGCTGCAAATGCGCTGGACGATGGATGAGATCACTTCAGCGGATCTGTTGTATGACGCGAAAGACGCAAAGCCGGGAGATGAGATCTGGAAAAAACTCGCCGCCGAAGTGATGGCCAATGTGCTGGGGCAGCACTATTTCACCGAATTCTGGCACAACGGCCAGAAGGTGAAGTTCCTCAATCGCCCCAGCCAGTACGGTATGGCGCGGGAAGGGCATCAGGCGGTGCTGACATTTGTACTGCCGCTGGCCGAGCCGCAGCCGCTCGCCGGACAGACCTACACCTTTTCCACTTTCGATCCCACCTATTATGTGGACATGAGCTACGCCCGGGATCAGGACGTGACGCTGCCCGCGGCGCTGCAAAAAAGCTGTCAGCTGAAGGTGGATACGCCGACGCCGGGCGAAGAAACCCTGAAGTTCGCGCAGTCGCTGGATAAAGAGGACGCGCCGCCGGAAGACATGGCGCTGGGACAACAGTTCGCGCAAAAGGTGACAGTAACATGTCAGTGA
- the csiE gene encoding stationary phase inducible protein CsiE: MTLVMTPPSVLSSPQRRCHAFLMLSLPGHALTPESLGELNGVDGAVTRQDIADTGLEIQRYHRLNIITQPDGCYRIEGSVLDQRLCLVHWLRRALRLCPQFINDHFTPALKTALKQSEIARPLYDDTNLQALINLCARNLQRQFECRDVQFLRLYLQYCLLQHQLGFTPEFNPVQQAWAQSRAEYRAAQDIVRHWQRRVAKMPHDSEHLFLAVMFMLLRTPDPLRDGHQQDLRLRRAVNQMIGRFHALSGMRFSDEQGLADQLYIHLAQALDRSLFGIGIDDTLPEEMHRLYPRLMRTTTQVMGGMEQEYGLRFSPEETGLVAVIFGAWLMQESDLHEKQVLILTGDDPQLEQEIELQLRELTLLPLNIKHLSLAAFQEEGAPREVALIVTPYATALPLFSAPLIHAAGSLSEQQQSHIRVMLEG; the protein is encoded by the coding sequence ATGACCCTTGTGATGACCCCTCCATCTGTCCTCTCCAGCCCACAACGTCGCTGCCATGCTTTTCTGATGTTGTCGTTGCCCGGACACGCTCTGACGCCCGAAAGCCTTGGCGAACTGAACGGTGTGGATGGTGCCGTCACCCGGCAAGATATAGCCGACACGGGTCTGGAGATCCAGCGTTATCATCGGCTGAATATCATCACCCAGCCCGATGGCTGTTATCGCATCGAGGGCAGCGTTCTGGATCAGCGGCTGTGCCTGGTGCACTGGCTGCGGCGTGCGCTGCGCCTGTGCCCGCAATTTATCAACGATCATTTTACCCCGGCCCTGAAAACCGCCCTTAAACAGAGCGAGATTGCCCGTCCGTTGTATGACGATACCAATCTCCAGGCGCTGATTAATCTTTGCGCGCGCAATTTGCAGCGCCAGTTTGAATGCCGCGACGTGCAGTTTCTGCGTCTCTATTTACAGTATTGCCTGCTGCAACATCAGCTTGGCTTTACCCCGGAGTTTAATCCCGTCCAGCAGGCCTGGGCGCAGAGCCGCGCAGAATACCGCGCCGCCCAGGACATTGTGCGTCACTGGCAACGCCGGGTGGCGAAGATGCCCCACGACAGCGAACACCTGTTCCTGGCGGTGATGTTTATGCTGTTGCGCACCCCGGATCCGCTGCGCGACGGGCATCAGCAGGACCTGCGGCTGCGCCGCGCGGTAAACCAGATGATTGGCCGCTTTCATGCACTTTCAGGTATGCGCTTCAGCGATGAGCAGGGGCTGGCGGATCAGCTCTATATCCATCTGGCGCAGGCGCTGGATCGCAGTCTGTTCGGCATTGGCATTGATGACACCCTGCCGGAGGAGATGCACCGCCTCTATCCGCGTCTGATGCGCACCACCACACAGGTAATGGGCGGCATGGAGCAGGAATATGGTCTGCGCTTTAGCCCGGAGGAAACCGGTCTGGTGGCGGTAATATTTGGCGCGTGGCTGATGCAGGAGAGCGATCTGCACGAAAAACAGGTGCTGATCCTCACCGGCGACGATCCGCAGCTTGAGCAGGAGATTGAGCTGCAACTGCGCGAACTGACGCTATTGCCGCTCAATATTAAGCACCTGAGCCTGGCAGCGTTTCAGGAGGAAGGCGCGCCGCGGGAAGTGGCGCTGATCGTCACCCCCTACGCCACCGCCCTGCCGCTGTTCTCCGCCCCGCTAATCCATGCCGCCGGATCCCTGAGCGAGCAGCAGCAGAGCCATATCCGCGTTATGCTTGAGGGCTGA
- a CDS encoding 3-phenylpropionate MFS transporter: protein MVLHSTRWLALAYFTYFFSYGIFLPFWSVWLKGTGLTPETIGILLGAGLVARFLGSLLIAPRVSDPSRLITALRVLALLTLLFALAFWAGHSVAWLMVVMIGFNLFFSPLVPLTDALANTWQKQITMDYGRVRVWGSIAFVIGSAVTGKLVSLYDHQAILAMLTLGLISMLLGMLLRPTVMPQGQSRQQEAAGWPAWKSLIRQSWRFLACVSLLQGAHAAYYGFSAIYWQEAGYSASTVGYLWSLGVVAEVVVFTLSNKLFRRWSARDLLLLSAVCGVVRWGLMGWTTALPGLVLIQILHCGTFTVCHLAAMRYIAARQGAEVIRLQAVYSAVAMGGSIAVMTVFAGFLFQHLHQGVFWVMALVALPAMVLRPRISPQA from the coding sequence ATGGTTCTGCACTCCACGCGCTGGCTGGCGCTCGCCTACTTCACCTATTTCTTTAGCTACGGCATCTTTCTGCCTTTCTGGAGCGTCTGGCTCAAGGGCACCGGTTTAACGCCGGAAACCATCGGTATTTTACTGGGCGCAGGCCTGGTGGCACGCTTCCTTGGTAGTCTGCTGATCGCCCCGCGCGTCAGCGATCCTTCCCGACTTATTACCGCGCTGCGGGTGCTGGCATTGCTTACGCTGCTGTTTGCGCTGGCATTCTGGGCAGGACATAGCGTCGCCTGGCTGATGGTGGTGATGATCGGCTTTAACCTGTTTTTCTCGCCGCTGGTGCCGCTCACGGATGCGCTCGCCAACACCTGGCAAAAGCAGATCACCATGGACTATGGCCGGGTGCGGGTATGGGGATCCATCGCTTTTGTGATTGGCTCGGCGGTGACCGGTAAGCTGGTGAGTCTGTACGATCATCAGGCGATTCTGGCGATGCTCACGCTTGGCCTGATCTCCATGCTGCTGGGAATGCTGCTGCGCCCGACGGTAATGCCGCAGGGACAAAGCCGCCAGCAGGAGGCCGCAGGCTGGCCGGCGTGGAAAAGCCTGATCCGCCAGAGCTGGCGTTTTCTGGCCTGCGTATCGTTGTTACAGGGAGCGCACGCCGCCTATTACGGCTTCAGCGCCATCTACTGGCAGGAGGCGGGCTATTCCGCCTCAACGGTGGGCTATCTCTGGTCGCTGGGCGTGGTGGCGGAAGTGGTGGTCTTTACCCTGAGCAATAAACTGTTCCGCCGCTGGAGCGCCCGCGATCTGCTGCTGCTTTCGGCGGTGTGCGGGGTGGTGCGCTGGGGGTTGATGGGCTGGACGACGGCGCTGCCAGGACTGGTGCTGATCCAGATCCTGCACTGCGGCACCTTCACCGTCTGCCATCTGGCGGCCATGCGCTATATCGCCGCCCGTCAGGGCGCTGAAGTGATCCGCTTACAGGCGGTTTACTCCGCCGTCGCCATGGGCGGCAGCATCGCGGTAATGACCGTCTTCGCCGGATTCCTGTTCCAGCATCTGCACCAGGGCGTTTTCTGGGTGATGGCGCTGGTGGCCTTACCGGCAATGGTGCTGCGTCCGCGCATCAGCCCTCAAGCATAA
- a CDS encoding autoinducer 2 ABC transporter substrate-binding protein, translating into MKFKLALLSAALVSVSMLSGNVAAAEKYEIAVVAKVTGIPWFNRMETGVNDAAKKLNVNAYQTGPSTPDPAQQVKVIEDLIAKNVNAIIVVPNDAKVLEPVLKKARDKGIVVLTHESPDQQIGQWDIETIDSEKYAQANVDELAKSMGGKGGYAIYVGSLTVPLHNAWADYAIKYQKEKYPEMFEVTSRLPVAESIDKSYSTTLDLMKTYPQMKGIIGFGSLGPIGAGQAVQKKRAKEKMAVVGIAMPAQAAPYLMRGDIKKALLWDPKDAGYALVTVADQLLQGKEVTPDLTIDGLGKADVDMDKKVIRFNKILEVTKDNAQSLGF; encoded by the coding sequence ATGAAATTCAAACTCGCCTTACTCAGTGCAGCCCTGGTTTCTGTCAGCATGTTGTCCGGTAACGTTGCGGCGGCGGAAAAGTATGAAATTGCCGTGGTGGCGAAAGTCACCGGCATTCCCTGGTTCAACCGCATGGAAACCGGCGTGAACGACGCCGCCAAAAAGCTGAATGTGAATGCGTATCAGACTGGCCCTTCCACACCCGATCCTGCCCAGCAGGTGAAGGTGATTGAGGATCTGATCGCCAAGAACGTCAACGCCATTATCGTGGTGCCTAACGATGCGAAGGTGCTGGAGCCGGTGCTGAAAAAAGCCCGCGATAAAGGCATTGTGGTGCTGACCCACGAATCCCCGGATCAGCAGATCGGCCAGTGGGATATTGAAACCATCGACAGCGAAAAATATGCGCAGGCTAACGTCGATGAGCTGGCGAAAAGCATGGGCGGCAAAGGCGGCTACGCCATTTACGTGGGATCGTTAACGGTGCCGCTGCATAACGCCTGGGCGGACTACGCCATCAAATATCAGAAAGAAAAATACCCCGAGATGTTTGAAGTCACCTCCCGCCTGCCGGTGGCGGAAAGCATTGATAAATCCTACTCCACTACCCTGGATCTGATGAAAACCTATCCGCAGATGAAAGGTATTATCGGCTTTGGCTCCCTTGGCCCAATCGGTGCCGGTCAGGCGGTGCAGAAGAAACGCGCTAAAGAAAAAATGGCGGTTGTCGGTATTGCCATGCCTGCCCAGGCCGCGCCGTACCTGATGCGCGGCGACATTAAAAAGGCGCTGCTGTGGGATCCGAAAGATGCCGGTTATGCGCTGGTTACCGTTGCCGATCAGCTGTTGCAGGGCAAGGAAGTGACGCCGGATCTGACCATCGATGGTTTAGGCAAAGCCGATGTGGATATGGACAAAAAAGTGATCCGCTTTAACAAGATCCTCGAAGTCACCAAAGATAACGCGCAATCACTCGGTTTCTGA
- a CDS encoding sugar ABC transporter ATP-binding protein — protein sequence MADTAAFISLENISKQFPGVLALDNVNLTLKKGEVHCLAGQNGCGKSTIIKVISGVYHPEKGAQIMLDGKLFHQLTPQLSAHYGIQVIYQDLSLFPNFSVAENIAVNRYLPGGDIWVRRGAMKAQALAAMKRIGVALDPDKKVEKLSIADRQLVAICRAIAADARLVIMDEPTASLTRQEVNGLLRVVNELKAAGICVVFVSHRLDEVMEVADRISVMRDGKLVGTWPAQELDSHELAFLMTGQRFHYSPLPEKPPADQPPMLELRNLSRKGKYQNIDLSLRSGEIVSVVGLLGAGRTELCLSLFGMTQPESGEMLINGQPVRLRNNHDAIRHGIGYVSEDRLTQGLIMEQSIYDNTIVTVFDKLHTRSGLLDHAKAQKLVSDLIRDLNIKVSDPHLPVKTLSGGNAQRIAIAKWVATNPRILILDSPTVGVDIANKEGIYQIARDLAEQGMAVLMICDEIPEAYYNSHRVLVMRRGKLVAEFNPHRCTEAEIAEVVEVINE from the coding sequence ATGGCAGACACCGCCGCATTTATCTCACTTGAGAATATCAGCAAGCAATTTCCGGGCGTGCTGGCGCTGGATAACGTGAACCTGACGCTGAAAAAAGGCGAAGTTCACTGTCTGGCAGGGCAGAACGGCTGCGGAAAAAGCACCATCATTAAAGTGATTTCCGGCGTCTACCACCCGGAAAAAGGCGCGCAGATTATGCTCGACGGCAAGCTGTTCCATCAGCTGACGCCGCAGCTCTCCGCCCATTACGGTATTCAGGTGATTTACCAGGATCTGTCGCTGTTTCCGAACTTCAGCGTGGCGGAAAACATTGCCGTTAACCGCTATCTGCCGGGGGGCGATATCTGGGTGCGCCGCGGGGCGATGAAAGCCCAGGCGCTGGCCGCCATGAAACGCATTGGCGTGGCCCTCGACCCGGATAAAAAAGTCGAAAAACTCTCCATTGCTGACCGCCAGCTGGTGGCGATCTGCCGCGCCATCGCCGCCGATGCCCGGCTGGTGATCATGGATGAGCCCACCGCCTCGCTGACGCGCCAGGAGGTGAACGGCCTGCTGCGGGTGGTGAATGAACTGAAAGCGGCGGGCATTTGCGTGGTCTTTGTCAGCCACCGTCTGGATGAGGTGATGGAAGTGGCAGATCGCATCAGCGTGATGCGCGACGGTAAGCTTGTCGGCACCTGGCCTGCGCAGGAGCTGGACAGCCACGAGCTGGCGTTCCTGATGACCGGGCAGCGTTTCCACTACAGCCCGCTGCCGGAAAAACCGCCCGCCGATCAGCCGCCGATGCTGGAATTACGTAACCTGAGCCGCAAAGGAAAATACCAGAACATCGATCTGTCATTACGCAGCGGCGAGATTGTTTCTGTTGTCGGCCTGCTGGGCGCGGGCCGTACCGAGCTGTGCCTGAGCCTGTTTGGCATGACGCAGCCAGAAAGCGGCGAAATGCTCATTAATGGTCAGCCGGTGCGCCTGCGTAATAATCACGACGCCATCAGACACGGCATCGGTTATGTGTCGGAAGATCGCCTGACGCAGGGGCTGATCATGGAGCAGTCGATCTATGACAACACCATCGTCACGGTCTTCGACAAACTCCATACCCGCAGCGGTCTGCTCGATCATGCCAAAGCGCAAAAGCTGGTAAGCGATCTGATCCGCGATCTGAACATTAAAGTTTCCGATCCACACCTGCCGGTGAAAACCCTCTCCGGCGGCAACGCCCAGCGTATCGCCATCGCCAAATGGGTGGCGACTAACCCGCGCATTCTCATCCTGGACTCCCCCACCGTCGGCGTGGATATCGCCAATAAAGAGGGAATTTATCAGATTGCCCGCGATCTGGCGGAACAGGGTATGGCGGTGCTGATGATTTGCGATGAGATCCCGGAAGCCTACTACAACAGCCATCGCGTGCTGGTGATGCGCCGCGGCAAGCTGGTCGCTGAATTTAATCCCCATCGCTGTACCGAAGCGGAAATTGCTGAAGTGGTCGAGGTCATCAATGAATAA